In Bifidobacterium sp. ESL0745, one DNA window encodes the following:
- a CDS encoding MFS transporter, producing the protein MQSTAAAQPQRQSEKIPGKVFGAIIAAGLLSLSGVTVETAMNVTFPTLMKEFGINTETVQWVTTANLLTIAIVVPLSAMLKARFRTKSLFIVANLSFLAGLIIEIFTPNFALLVTGRVIQGIGAGIALPLMFNIILETVPPQKIGLMMGFGTLLTAVAPAIGPTFGGIVVSNTSWRVIFACLLPVVLISLVLGIACIQQKSKIRDVKFDILSIALIAITFAGLIFGFSSMTTKPIISLQVGGAIVVGIIALVLFCMRQLKIDAPIIDIRTLKNLRFSGFVIAFFLLQAISLSLSFVLPNYLQLADHSSPLIAGLTLLPGAALGAVLALLGGRVYDAVGPKPPLILGGTCAIIAVLCFFIFGHHLSSGAAAGIYLLYMFGIGLSSGNIMTTGLSHLSTHQQSMGNAIFNTAQQFAGAVGTSIAAAILAAGQAATSDIAVGTANGATMAFGVLLVALVIEFVDILRSLF; encoded by the coding sequence ATGCAATCAACGGCTGCCGCGCAACCACAACGGCAATCCGAGAAAATCCCGGGCAAAGTCTTCGGCGCCATCATCGCGGCCGGCCTGCTCTCGCTGAGCGGCGTGACCGTCGAAACCGCCATGAACGTCACCTTCCCGACGCTGATGAAGGAATTCGGCATCAACACCGAAACCGTGCAGTGGGTGACGACGGCCAATCTGCTCACCATCGCCATCGTCGTGCCCTTAAGCGCCATGCTCAAGGCTCGCTTCCGCACCAAGTCGCTCTTCATCGTGGCGAACCTTTCGTTCCTCGCCGGCCTCATCATCGAGATCTTCACGCCTAACTTCGCGCTGCTCGTGACCGGCCGCGTCATCCAGGGCATCGGCGCCGGCATCGCGCTGCCGCTGATGTTCAACATCATTCTCGAAACCGTTCCACCTCAGAAAATCGGCCTGATGATGGGCTTCGGCACCTTGCTCACCGCAGTGGCCCCGGCCATCGGCCCAACCTTCGGCGGCATCGTCGTCTCGAACACGAGCTGGCGCGTCATCTTCGCGTGCCTGCTGCCGGTCGTGCTCATTTCGCTCGTGCTCGGCATCGCCTGCATCCAGCAGAAGAGCAAAATCCGTGACGTCAAATTTGACATTTTGAGCATCGCCCTTATCGCCATCACCTTCGCCGGCCTCATCTTCGGATTCAGTTCCATGACCACCAAGCCGATCATCAGCCTGCAGGTGGGCGGCGCCATCGTCGTCGGCATCATCGCCCTTGTGCTCTTCTGCATGCGCCAGCTCAAGATCGACGCCCCGATCATCGACATCCGCACCTTGAAGAACCTGCGCTTCTCCGGCTTTGTCATTGCGTTCTTCCTGCTGCAGGCCATTTCGTTGAGCCTGTCGTTCGTACTGCCGAACTATCTGCAGCTGGCCGACCACTCCTCGCCGCTGATCGCCGGCCTCACCCTGCTGCCGGGCGCGGCGCTGGGTGCCGTCCTTGCGCTGCTCGGCGGTCGCGTCTATGACGCCGTCGGTCCGAAGCCGCCGCTGATCCTCGGCGGCACCTGCGCCATCATCGCGGTGTTGTGCTTCTTCATCTTCGGTCACCATCTAAGCAGCGGCGCAGCAGCCGGCATCTACCTGCTTTACATGTTCGGCATCGGCCTGAGCTCCGGCAACATCATGACCACCGGGCTCTCGCACCTGAGCACCCATCAGCAAAGCATGGGCAACGCCATCTTCAACACCGCCCAGCAGTTCGCAGGCGCGGTCGGCACCTCCATCGCCGCCGCCATCCTCGCCGCCGGTCAGGCCGCCACCTCCGATATTGCCGTGGGCACAGCGAACGGTGCGACGATGGCCTTCGGCGTGCTGCTTGTCGCCCTCGTCATTGAATTCGTTGACATCCTCCGCTCGCTGTTCTAA
- a CDS encoding MarR family winged helix-turn-helix transcriptional regulator, producing MTDTSDGRPENYGRLLQQSSSAMSQQLGRFAARYGLTEVQMSVINFMSSQPGGEVAQHAIEEEFHIQRSTVTVTLQRMEARGLLTREQAPDDARRKTVKLTLRAKQSIDAIHGYIDNEQREFERRFSPAQIAEFKEMLAFFARTRDDDPGIELAPPR from the coding sequence ATGACCGATACGTCGGACGGGCGGCCGGAGAACTACGGGCGCCTGCTGCAGCAGTCCTCGAGCGCGATGTCTCAGCAGCTCGGGCGGTTCGCGGCGCGTTACGGGCTCACCGAAGTGCAGATGTCCGTCATCAACTTCATGAGCTCACAACCGGGCGGTGAAGTAGCCCAACACGCCATCGAAGAGGAATTCCACATCCAACGATCCACCGTTACCGTCACCTTGCAACGCATGGAGGCCCGCGGATTGCTCACACGAGAACAGGCACCTGACGACGCCCGTCGCAAAACCGTAAAACTCACTCTGCGCGCCAAGCAGAGTATCGATGCCATCCACGGCTATATCGACAACGAGCAACGCGAGTTCGAGCGCCGCTTCTCCCCCGCGCAGATCGCCGAGTTCAAGGAAATGCTGGCATTTTTCGCCCGCACACGCGACGACGATCCCGGAATCGAACTAGCGCCTCCTCGGTAA
- a CDS encoding ATP-binding cassette domain-containing protein has product MSKNTDSKDEAMNNDPDNMDDNATDTSADASAVQYDVVFDDDENALDLGALATAGQIDDAVSNDDTDDADSDGNGGDNNAGNEDKSENPAETKKERNTKKSNSAASKASGNKTDHTAKRTSSAKKSNTSEAEPKEPNSEDTSEADKETDGDKATPDNVATSNAQHVNETIGLAAPEEDELIAHEAKSAAVEPATAVSTRLDKETITEADILLKPNPTFALDHVTLTNRKTGRNVLDNIDWGFFAGSLYAITGADDEQRRALLAVASGFYRADSGQVMVKSQSLLELETNEIRGHRIGLITQRYSLRDDLDALTNLTFTMRASGRTFLKPIPEAARDILKYVDFDEAATGVKVPELKPVNQRRLAIARAICCEATVVLADDPLGGLDTSDRSIILDLLARIAHTQDPKRCVIVLVPGFGAETSQNDSVGTGENDDAEVEPTAEAIGNSGRGTAKTEAETIEDSDEYSDATDYEVKADKIYSF; this is encoded by the coding sequence ATGAGCAAGAACACCGATTCGAAAGACGAAGCCATGAACAACGATCCAGACAATATGGATGACAACGCGACGGACACTTCGGCAGATGCCTCGGCGGTCCAGTATGACGTGGTCTTTGACGATGACGAGAACGCCCTCGATCTTGGCGCCTTGGCAACTGCTGGTCAGATCGACGATGCCGTAAGCAATGATGACACCGATGATGCCGATAGCGACGGCAACGGCGGCGACAACAATGCCGGCAACGAAGACAAATCCGAAAATCCTGCCGAAACGAAAAAAGAACGCAATACAAAAAAATCGAATTCGGCAGCCAGCAAGGCAAGCGGAAACAAGACCGATCATACGGCCAAGCGGACTTCGTCAGCAAAAAAGAGCAACACTTCCGAAGCCGAACCCAAAGAGCCAAACAGCGAAGACACATCAGAGGCTGACAAGGAAACCGACGGCGACAAGGCGACCCCGGACAACGTAGCGACCTCGAACGCGCAACACGTCAACGAAACGATCGGGCTTGCCGCGCCGGAAGAGGACGAACTGATCGCCCACGAGGCGAAATCGGCTGCCGTCGAGCCAGCCACCGCGGTTTCAACGCGCCTCGACAAAGAAACCATCACTGAAGCCGACATCCTGCTCAAGCCAAACCCAACCTTTGCGCTCGACCACGTCACCTTGACCAACCGCAAAACGGGACGAAACGTACTGGATAATATCGACTGGGGATTCTTTGCCGGTTCGCTGTATGCCATCACCGGGGCCGACGACGAACAACGTCGCGCTCTGCTAGCGGTGGCTTCAGGCTTCTACCGCGCGGATAGCGGCCAGGTCATGGTGAAAAGCCAGAGCCTTTTGGAGCTTGAGACCAATGAGATCCGTGGCCATCGCATTGGTCTGATCACGCAGCGTTACAGCCTGCGCGATGACCTTGACGCGCTGACCAATCTGACGTTCACCATGCGCGCATCCGGTCGCACATTCCTCAAGCCGATTCCCGAAGCGGCACGCGATATTCTCAAATACGTCGATTTCGATGAGGCCGCCACTGGCGTCAAGGTGCCGGAATTAAAACCGGTAAACCAACGCCGTCTGGCCATCGCGCGCGCCATCTGCTGCGAGGCAACAGTTGTTCTTGCCGATGACCCATTGGGCGGGCTTGACACGAGCGACCGCAGCATCATCCTCGATTTGCTTGCGCGCATCGCCCATACGCAGGATCCGAAGCGCTGTGTCATCGTTCTGGTTCCGGGCTTCGGGGCCGAAACCAGCCAAAACGACAGCGTAGGTACCGGCGAAAACGATGATGCCGAAGTCGAACCAACTGCCGAAGCCATTGGCAACAGCGGCCGCGGAACGGCAAAAACCGAAGCCGAAACAATTGAAGATTCAGATGAATACAGCGACGCAACCGATTACGAGGTCAAGGCCGATAAGATCTACTCGTTCTGA
- a CDS encoding helix-turn-helix transcriptional regulator — protein MDMFKTQIRSIPQLSATLRDARKARGLTQSQLANRTNIPRSWLSRMENGKIKDPSTQKIFSLFRELGITAILQYAPADSFSKSDASKEPKTLKPQKKQSDNAIQKTESHNTQAESAMGKVTLSELAARGQRKTEAFLEQMAERTRNESRQSSRYYRYIRHCQ, from the coding sequence ATGGACATGTTCAAAACGCAGATACGTTCCATCCCACAACTCTCTGCTACTTTGCGTGACGCGCGAAAAGCCAGGGGCCTTACCCAGTCGCAACTCGCCAATCGAACGAATATCCCCCGTTCGTGGCTCAGCCGAATGGAAAACGGAAAAATAAAAGATCCAAGCACTCAAAAAATCTTTAGCCTTTTCCGAGAACTCGGAATTACTGCCATCCTTCAATATGCGCCCGCAGATTCTTTTTCAAAAAGCGATGCATCGAAAGAACCGAAAACTCTCAAGCCTCAAAAAAAACAATCAGACAACGCCATCCAAAAAACTGAATCCCATAACACACAGGCCGAATCTGCAATGGGAAAAGTGACGCTTTCAGAACTGGCGGCAAGAGGACAACGGAAAACCGAAGCATTCCTCGAGCAAATGGCCGAACGCACCCGAAATGAATCTAGACAAAGTTCTCGATACTATAGATATATCCGCCACTGTCAATGA
- a CDS encoding type II toxin-antitoxin system HipA family toxin: MKTNELRVYLEGRPIGSLREDKNGKHSFLYDSNAEGQLSLSMPPQLEPWTGKPVEAYIDGVLPDDRTMRQRIGRLYDVSANNPFALLTAIGLDCAGGAQFVSPDNLDLLEEPETLRPITKRGIGKRLTNLANDVPTTWQGPNEHWSLNGAQGKIALRQNNGEWFEALGAAATTHILKPGVSQLHEQAFNEYICMKTLGNLDISVSESAFQSFSGTPAIVSTRWDRRQKPGSNGQIHITRIHQEDLCQAMSYMTRQKYQSDGGPSANSIIAFLRINALAETDIIQFTTGLMLNFLIGGTDAHAKNYAILEPVGEASRLAPFYDIASIFAYDQRGDRKGERKMAMSIGGEYHYERITLKHWLKLCKDAKLDAELIAGLLRHYAEILPDTFNDTAKSALTDVAKLKISPESLRTPNGSSAIERKELVKRIGAGIRRQCDMVLNW; this comes from the coding sequence ATGAAGACCAACGAATTACGTGTGTATCTCGAAGGAAGACCAATCGGTTCACTAAGAGAAGACAAAAACGGCAAACATAGCTTTTTATACGACAGCAATGCAGAAGGTCAATTATCCTTATCCATGCCGCCACAGCTTGAACCATGGACCGGAAAGCCTGTCGAAGCCTATATCGACGGCGTATTGCCAGACGATCGAACTATGCGCCAACGCATTGGACGACTTTATGACGTAAGTGCCAATAATCCCTTCGCTCTGCTTACCGCAATCGGACTCGATTGCGCAGGAGGCGCCCAATTCGTGTCTCCAGATAACCTTGATTTACTTGAGGAACCCGAAACACTCCGGCCAATCACCAAAAGGGGAATCGGCAAACGGCTCACCAATCTCGCAAACGATGTTCCCACAACTTGGCAAGGACCAAACGAACATTGGTCGCTGAACGGGGCACAGGGCAAAATAGCATTACGCCAAAATAATGGTGAATGGTTTGAGGCGTTGGGAGCAGCGGCAACCACACATATACTCAAGCCAGGCGTCTCGCAGCTGCACGAGCAAGCCTTCAACGAATATATTTGTATGAAAACGCTTGGAAATCTTGACATTTCCGTTTCGGAATCGGCATTCCAAAGTTTTTCCGGGACGCCAGCCATCGTAAGCACACGCTGGGATCGCAGGCAAAAGCCAGGCTCGAACGGACAAATTCATATCACAAGAATTCACCAAGAAGATCTTTGCCAAGCCATGAGCTATATGACTCGTCAAAAATATCAATCCGATGGAGGGCCAAGCGCTAACTCCATCATCGCTTTTCTACGTATCAATGCGCTCGCCGAGACTGATATCATCCAATTCACCACTGGGCTTATGCTGAACTTCCTCATCGGGGGAACAGACGCGCACGCCAAGAATTACGCCATTTTGGAACCGGTCGGCGAAGCGTCTCGGCTCGCGCCGTTCTATGACATCGCCTCGATTTTTGCCTACGACCAACGCGGCGACCGCAAAGGCGAACGCAAGATGGCCATGTCGATCGGCGGCGAATACCACTACGAGCGCATCACGCTGAAACATTGGCTCAAGCTCTGCAAAGATGCCAAACTCGACGCGGAGCTCATCGCCGGATTGCTCCGCCACTATGCCGAAATCCTGCCTGATACCTTCAACGACACCGCGAAATCCGCCCTCACCGATGTCGCCAAACTCAAGATCTCGCCGGAATCGCTCAGGACCCCCAACGGCAGCTCGGCAATCGAACGTAAAGAACTTGTCAAACGCATCGGCGCAGGCATCAGGCGCCAATGTGACATGGTGCTGAACTGGTAA
- a CDS encoding type 1 glutamine amidotransferase domain-containing protein yields the protein MATSLSDKKVLIIVRNWGIEETEMTRPLRELRAAGAQVTLAADEPKPVETVRHDRYVGEIVEPDTVYSEVSADDFDMLVVPGGTCNVDRLRIDPVAQTLAKDFAAAGKPIAAICHAPWLLVNSGLLKGKTLTSCRYIVADIQNAGGKYVDEEVHVDDANGFKLITSRKPADLDAFVGTIKETLAQ from the coding sequence ATGGCTACATCGTTGAGTGATAAAAAGGTGCTGATTATCGTACGCAACTGGGGCATCGAGGAGACCGAGATGACACGGCCGCTGCGCGAATTGCGGGCTGCGGGCGCGCAGGTGACGTTGGCGGCGGACGAGCCCAAGCCGGTTGAAACCGTGCGGCACGACCGCTATGTCGGTGAGATCGTCGAGCCGGACACCGTCTATTCCGAGGTTTCCGCCGATGACTTCGATATGCTCGTTGTGCCCGGCGGCACCTGCAACGTCGATCGGTTGCGCATCGATCCGGTGGCGCAAACGCTTGCCAAGGACTTCGCTGCAGCAGGCAAGCCGATTGCGGCGATCTGCCACGCCCCATGGCTGCTGGTCAACTCCGGGCTTTTGAAGGGCAAGACGCTGACATCTTGCCGCTATATCGTCGCGGATATTCAGAATGCCGGCGGCAAGTACGTCGACGAGGAGGTCCACGTCGACGATGCCAACGGCTTCAAACTCATCACGTCCCGCAAGCCCGCCGATCTCGATGCCTTCGTCGGTACAATCAAGGAAACGCTTGCGCAGTAA
- a CDS encoding ABC transporter permease, with the protein MFVLTNAGSTVIRHKWRSLMMLLVSAIMIFGVVFATAVSSASDKAHGETYKAQAPVAVIRPTAAMEKTIKGDDVSSVKKYMSFDEYGGYAMSMQQIGVQDPQFSISVSMPMRQTGSLKAIAGKSDENSTKTGGETTLFSFYDKNSVVINPWGSFKITQGKSLDYQGKDGKDVVVSQAFARKNNLQVGSTFKLGNPTTADTYEFKVRGIYTYTDPAPAGHGSDARLAKDNRDNAIYTEPAALTVNNLLSENPEGWLNPRFDVGFKLDSVDQYKTFVQTVKSMKLPKGYAISSPTLDQYNATLKPLDSLNAIMSKVRIGLYAGGGVILLLLVALALRKRRDEIAMDMVIGVTRARIGWQFSLETLIPTVPGLLIGGIAGALCAKPLGGALAKGFATPAVSACWMPMWYSIAIVAALAVIVFFRAIFAGTSHLFDTRDVTGNATQSTNAEVSAQTVENTENDTNANTDEQNSKDSNTNDDNASEDDTEAQA; encoded by the coding sequence ATGTTCGTGCTTACCAATGCTGGGTCTACGGTGATACGTCATAAATGGCGGAGCCTCATGATGCTGTTGGTTTCTGCAATCATGATATTCGGCGTCGTCTTCGCCACCGCCGTGTCAAGCGCCAGCGACAAGGCGCACGGCGAAACCTACAAGGCCCAAGCGCCGGTCGCGGTCATCCGACCCACGGCGGCAATGGAGAAGACCATCAAAGGCGACGACGTCTCCAGCGTGAAAAAGTACATGTCCTTCGACGAATACGGCGGCTACGCGATGTCGATGCAGCAGATCGGCGTGCAGGACCCGCAATTCTCGATCAGCGTTTCGATGCCGATGCGTCAGACCGGCTCACTCAAGGCCATCGCGGGCAAAAGCGACGAAAACAGCACGAAAACAGGCGGCGAGACCACACTGTTCAGCTTCTACGACAAAAACTCCGTAGTGATCAATCCGTGGGGAAGCTTCAAGATCACCCAAGGAAAATCCCTGGACTACCAAGGCAAAGACGGCAAGGACGTCGTGGTCTCCCAAGCCTTCGCCCGCAAAAACAACCTGCAGGTGGGCAGCACCTTCAAGCTCGGTAATCCCACGACCGCAGACACCTATGAATTCAAGGTTCGCGGCATCTACACCTACACCGATCCGGCGCCCGCGGGCCACGGAAGCGACGCCAGGCTTGCCAAAGACAACCGCGACAACGCCATCTACACCGAACCCGCCGCCCTTACGGTCAACAATCTGTTGAGCGAAAATCCGGAAGGCTGGCTCAATCCCCGTTTCGATGTCGGGTTCAAGCTCGACAGCGTCGACCAGTACAAGACGTTCGTGCAAACAGTCAAGTCCATGAAGCTTCCGAAGGGCTACGCGATCAGCTCGCCGACGCTCGACCAATACAACGCCACGCTGAAGCCCTTGGATTCTCTGAACGCCATAATGAGCAAGGTGCGCATCGGGCTCTACGCCGGCGGCGGGGTCATTCTGCTGCTGTTGGTAGCCCTTGCTCTACGCAAGCGCCGTGACGAAATCGCCATGGATATGGTCATTGGTGTCACACGCGCCCGCATCGGCTGGCAATTCTCCTTGGAAACACTGATACCTACTGTTCCCGGGCTGTTGATCGGCGGAATCGCCGGGGCCTTGTGCGCCAAGCCTTTGGGAGGCGCACTGGCCAAAGGATTCGCAACCCCTGCGGTCTCGGCCTGCTGGATGCCGATGTGGTATTCGATCGCCATTGTGGCGGCATTGGCCGTCATCGTGTTCTTCCGGGCTATTTTTGCAGGGACGTCACACCTCTTCGATACCCGTGACGTAACCGGTAACGCAACGCAATCGACCAACGCGGAAGTGAGTGCGCAAACCGTTGAAAACACGGAGAACGACACGAACGCCAATACCGACGAGCAAAACAGCAAAGACAGCAATACCAACGACGACAACGCATCCGAAGACGACACGGAGGCTCAGGCATGA
- a CDS encoding HD domain-containing protein, with protein sequence MTGYIPTLAQAEELHHKIAPSKAAYDLIHTHCVIIATITRQLVRRQNALFVRRCTLPKDAPELTGKYGNDDSGNATAEANGFGLAAEGGGATGSNNGGDERFRGNHGADGDSARNTSDAVAGSANATNSAADAHVTPATLAQKHNGSAPINLIEATVPPIDGVRGGMVPPRLLDENLAVVGAMLHDIGTYLVLKHDGSDGEKLQFDGPNYILHGLRGYDWLLSQGVDESIAQFARNHTGVGLTREQVVAQGLPLPPADYVPMNLEQEVVMVADKYNSKSIPPRFLTAEAYARKARRFGAGNEQQWLDLVKKYGVPDIPALAKQFGMKLDE encoded by the coding sequence ATGACCGGATATATCCCTACACTTGCCCAAGCCGAAGAGCTGCATCATAAGATCGCACCATCCAAGGCCGCCTACGATCTTATCCATACCCATTGCGTCATCATCGCCACGATCACCCGTCAGTTGGTTCGCCGGCAAAACGCGCTGTTCGTCCGCCGTTGCACGCTGCCGAAGGACGCTCCCGAACTCACCGGAAAGTACGGGAATGACGATTCCGGCAACGCAACTGCCGAAGCAAACGGTTTTGGGCTCGCTGCTGAAGGTGGTGGTGCCACAGGTTCGAACAATGGTGGCGATGAACGATTCCGAGGAAACCATGGTGCCGATGGTGACAGTGCTCGAAATACAAGTGACGCCGTTGCCGGCAGCGCGAATGCAACAAATTCCGCTGCCGATGCGCATGTCACGCCGGCCACGTTGGCGCAGAAACACAACGGTTCCGCCCCCATCAACCTCATCGAGGCGACGGTTCCGCCCATCGACGGCGTGCGTGGAGGCATGGTGCCTCCGCGTCTGCTTGACGAGAACCTTGCCGTGGTGGGGGCCATGCTTCACGATATTGGCACCTACCTCGTTCTGAAACATGACGGATCGGACGGTGAAAAGCTGCAATTCGACGGGCCGAACTACATTCTGCATGGGCTGCGTGGCTACGACTGGCTGCTTTCGCAGGGTGTTGACGAGTCCATCGCGCAATTCGCGCGCAACCATACCGGAGTGGGACTTACCCGCGAGCAGGTCGTGGCGCAGGGGTTGCCGCTCCCGCCGGCCGACTATGTGCCGATGAACCTGGAGCAGGAAGTGGTGATGGTGGCCGATAAATACAACAGCAAATCCATTCCGCCGCGCTTCCTCACGGCCGAGGCTTACGCTCGCAAGGCCCGTCGCTTCGGCGCCGGCAATGAGCAACAGTGGCTTGATCTCGTCAAGAAGTACGGTGTGCCCGACATTCCTGCGCTCGCCAAACAATTCGGCATGAAGCTGGACGAGTAG
- a CDS encoding DUF6541 family protein: MNAKWKQRIDSAALPVCSVLGVLVAFGIVLSWFPKTWDAWNLPLQEIDAPAHYYFIRKLLREGIGAATRLWPNDAYYPPMFHIIAAVIISTGQALGIKVNIYTAFNLVWLVTSGLVWPAGVSLWASYWTRKVDGEFADRWESRFSRSYASRGSLKNAGESSLKDSQSRAGGGAGANAAASFPPINEKRLWPAIMGLLAASWRPFSCAMMLIVPLLAVASASHPFQMLLSGPLIAFGLATTLLPYWLYATLRLFDAIAARFQISRWLTAAVLLGVLCVFAHPRIAFTWLLLMAPFMLLRLPWKLILGAFVAVVICAVAFFFYMIGHYHSSRYLDPSSWFHTYVPNRSVPDALRVFFTDNIGGAAGWFMAAMVIAALVAAIVVVIAFFRSRLVVVKFDKRSAAKVRHGIAAEGNASAGTRSDTESGVAPESGVASPVIADSGDSYDSKGVYDIDRYDADRPASRFVTPTTSMAKDAVSLVLAFALVCLVYVCSTSLTGWFPNIVAGAWYRAETRPLTMIPLASIPLLVFAACAVAVMTEEPVADGARAGDVSQRVSVNLGKLIAVLVLAALAISCQFGNTTRNQMSASLANNSTLDGKPENGELNRAKYDVLKQTVKMTGNASVIISDPLNGSMYGSAMFDANMLYPIYNAMREKNGAIFPATESAFDSGDPAKLSATTCPIDGDVPKYFLSMGPQAPSLQMFTFRQQYDTFHRQDLIDGYVKNGTLVKVKDFSSEGDYAKDWALYRITCGK, translated from the coding sequence ATGAATGCGAAATGGAAACAGCGTATAGATAGTGCGGCGCTGCCGGTTTGTTCGGTACTTGGCGTGCTCGTGGCGTTCGGCATCGTTCTGTCATGGTTCCCCAAGACCTGGGATGCGTGGAACCTGCCGTTGCAGGAGATCGATGCGCCGGCCCACTACTATTTCATTCGCAAGCTGTTGCGTGAGGGGATAGGGGCCGCGACCAGGCTATGGCCCAATGACGCTTATTACCCGCCGATGTTTCATATCATTGCCGCAGTCATCATTTCCACGGGCCAGGCATTGGGCATCAAGGTCAATATCTATACCGCATTCAATCTCGTCTGGCTGGTGACGTCAGGGCTTGTCTGGCCGGCGGGCGTATCGCTGTGGGCCAGCTATTGGACGCGCAAGGTCGATGGGGAATTCGCCGATCGGTGGGAAAGCCGTTTTTCGCGTTCCTATGCTTCCCGCGGTTCGCTGAAAAATGCGGGCGAGTCCTCATTGAAGGATTCGCAGTCGCGCGCAGGTGGCGGTGCCGGTGCCAATGCCGCCGCTTCCTTCCCGCCGATCAACGAGAAGCGGCTTTGGCCGGCGATAATGGGTTTGCTGGCGGCGTCGTGGCGTCCGTTCTCGTGTGCGATGATGCTGATTGTGCCGCTGCTTGCCGTCGCGTCGGCCAGCCATCCGTTCCAGATGCTGCTTTCAGGCCCACTGATCGCGTTCGGTCTGGCCACCACGCTTCTGCCATATTGGCTTTACGCGACGTTGCGCTTGTTCGACGCCATCGCCGCCCGTTTCCAGATTTCGCGCTGGCTCACTGCCGCGGTGTTACTCGGCGTGCTTTGCGTTTTCGCGCACCCGCGCATCGCCTTCACCTGGCTGCTGCTGATGGCCCCGTTCATGTTGCTGCGGCTGCCGTGGAAACTGATTCTGGGCGCTTTCGTGGCTGTCGTGATCTGTGCCGTCGCGTTCTTCTTCTACATGATCGGACATTACCATTCGTCCCGTTACCTCGATCCGTCCAGCTGGTTCCATACCTACGTGCCCAATCGCAGTGTGCCGGATGCGCTGCGGGTCTTCTTCACCGACAATATCGGCGGTGCTGCGGGCTGGTTCATGGCTGCCATGGTCATTGCCGCATTGGTGGCCGCCATTGTTGTGGTCATTGCGTTTTTCAGGTCCAGGCTGGTGGTCGTAAAGTTCGATAAACGTTCGGCGGCAAAAGTTCGGCATGGCATCGCTGCGGAGGGCAACGCGTCCGCTGGCACCCGTTCCGATACCGAAAGCGGGGTTGCGCCAGAAAGCGGGGTTGCGTCACCCGTGATTGCAGATTCCGGAGATTCTTACGATTCCAAGGGTGTATACGATATTGACAGGTATGACGCCGACAGGCCGGCTTCTCGGTTTGTCACGCCGACAACGTCGATGGCCAAGGATGCGGTGTCATTGGTTCTTGCGTTTGCGCTGGTGTGTCTGGTGTATGTCTGCTCGACCTCGCTGACCGGCTGGTTCCCGAACATCGTGGCCGGCGCGTGGTACCGCGCCGAAACGCGGCCGCTGACGATGATCCCGTTGGCCAGTATTCCGTTGCTGGTATTCGCAGCCTGTGCTGTTGCGGTGATGACGGAGGAGCCGGTAGCGGATGGTGCGAGGGCCGGAGACGTTTCGCAAAGGGTCAGCGTCAATCTGGGTAAGTTGATTGCGGTTCTCGTACTGGCTGCGCTTGCGATTTCCTGCCAGTTCGGTAATACGACGCGCAACCAGATGAGTGCGTCGCTGGCGAACAACTCGACCTTGGACGGCAAGCCCGAAAACGGAGAGCTCAACCGTGCCAAATATGACGTCCTGAAACAGACCGTCAAGATGACCGGTAACGCTTCGGTGATCATTTCCGACCCGCTCAACGGTTCCATGTACGGTTCGGCGATGTTCGATGCGAATATGTTGTATCCGATTTACAACGCGATGCGTGAAAAGAATGGTGCTATTTTCCCGGCTACCGAATCGGCGTTCGATTCCGGCGATCCGGCCAAACTCAGTGCGACGACCTGCCCGATCGATGGTGATGTTCCCAAATACTTCCTTTCCATGGGCCCGCAGGCGCCGAGTCTGCAGATGTTCACATTCCGCCAGCAGTACGACACCTTCCATCGTCAGGATCTGATCGACGGCTACGTGAAAAACGGCACGCTCGTCAAGGTCAAGGATTTCAGCTCCGAAGGCGACTATGCCAAAGACTGGGCGCTCTACCGCATCACATGCGGCAAGTAA